CGGcgaggccagaggcagggagcGGAGGAGCCGGGGCCAGGGTGAGGGGTCAGTCGACGGGGCTCTGCACCCTCCCTTCGGCAGCCCGGAGAGGGACCCTTGCCCACGccttccccagcctcagtttcccgcTGTGAGATTTGCCAAGGGCCATGGCGTTTGCGCTTCTTGGCTTAACACGAGATTGAGAAGTGCCTGGAGTCGGTTCCCTGCATCTCGCCGCTTGCCATCCCCGTCCCTAGGGCCGGTTGAGGGCGCGGGGGTGGGAGCGGAGGCAAGCCCGATCGGGAGCCAAGGCCCGGCGGGACTTTAGGGGCTGGACCCTCCGCCCTAGGCTGCCGTCCCCGCCTACCCCCGCTTCCCCCTCGGCCTCCTGCCATCTTTCCTGATCTCCTGTCATCGTCCCTgtgcctctgccccctccccctccagcgtGAACTCATTTCCCGACCTACATAtaggtgccccctcccccaaggaTGCAGGGGAGTCGCGGCCAGCCTCTGACCCAGAGTGCTGAGGACACCTGGCTTTCGCCggtaccctcccctcctctgggcctcagtttcccctccgcTGTCAAGTGGGGGTAAAGCCCCAAAAGGTTGGGGACGCCGGAACCTGTGTACGGGCTTTCCCTTTCCTGCGGGGAAGGGCCACTCGCCGTGTCCGCTCAGGGCTGCCGGTCATCCCGGCCCCAGACTCGGTTCCCTGAGATTCCATAGTGCAGCCACCGGTCCTTCCCGCAGGAAGGAGCTGTGTGCTGGGGAGGGCGGTCAGGTGCAATGTCCAGGCAGTCCCCTTCCCGAGCACGGAGACCCTCCCAGCCTCGGTGCCTCCACGCCAGGCAGACGTGGAGACTggccagctggggctgggaggggtgcgGCGGGGGCGCGTGGTCGGGCTGGGCACCGGCGGGCGGCGGCAGCAGCCATCTTGCCGCCCGGGGCTGGCTTCAGCCTCCCCTGCAGGAGGCCTCCCtcccccgcgccccctcccctcctcgtGCTCCCTGGCAACCCGCTCCCCTCCACCAGCTCGGCCTGCTCGCTCAGTCGCCATGGGAACCAGATTCTTGAGGGCTGGGAACAGATGCGCCTTCTTTGGCCTTTTCATTCCCCCCCACCACTCTGCAGAGGGGAACTTTTACCTCTGAGTGTCGTGACCTAGGAGTCCCCGTGGTCAgctcttctcccccctccccgggGCTGGATAGCCCAAGGGATGACCCGAGTCCCCGTTATTATTGCAACCAGTCCCCTAGGACCCAGGCAGCCCCTCCCGCGCCCCTgatggggcaggcagggcccctgGAGCCTGGCGGGAGTGGGCTgatagcctcagtttccccattccTGGCAGAGGTGCTCCCCCTTTCCTGGGCAGGGCTCCCTGCCCAGCGCCACCTTGCCTGGCCGGCCCCACCGGCTGGGGAAGCTGTCGATATGCACACGCCTCCCCTTTTCGGAGATGGGGACAGAGAGGTCCCGGGCACTGATCTGAGCCAGGTGCTGGCTGCCTCGGGGCTCCCCCCCTCACCTCTCTGTGGGTCACTGCCCTGTGTGGACCCCTGCTCCTACtcccagggaggtgggaagggggaccAAGGAGCTCCAGCTGAGCAGGCCCTACCCCCCTAGGCCCCTCCTCCTAGCCTCAAAATGCAGCCTACAGCCACCATGGCCACAGCCGTCACCACCCCTGCCACTGTCGCCCTGACCACAACGTGGGACAACGTCACGGGCCGCCCCACGGTGAGTGAggtggggaggttggggaggaCTGGTGGGGCGGGGCCACCAGTCCACACCCACCGGCCCTGACACAGCTCCCCCCAACTGCTGACCCTCCTGCAGACTGAGCCGGACCCCATACTGGACAACTctgtgctgctggtggtggtgatggcactTTTCGTTGGGGGCACGCTCGTGGTGCTGTCAGGCGTGCTGCTGCTCTGCAGGCGCTGCTGGGAGGTCCACCGGCGCCTCCACAGGTGCGCAGCCCCAACCGCCCCCACCAGGGAGCAGGGACAGGTCAGCACGAGAGCCTGTCTGGGGTGCAGGTTGTGTCCACCAGCCAGAGTCCTGGGCCTGCTTTTAGTGTCGTTTCCCCAGCGTGTGCTCACACAGGGCCCATGGAACACGGCAGTCCAAAGATCCAGGCTCCTGTGAGCCTGGGACACTGCCCTTGGGCATAAGCCCTGCAGGGACCTGTGGGCAGTACTGTCTGGGCCCTCCAGCCCACTGTGCTCCCCAACTgtccctccccagagccccagaagaagcagagaagacCACTACCACCTATCTGGACAGCGGCACACACCCAGCCCCAGGTGAGGGGCCGGCCAGGTCCCGAGCCCCACCCATCTGCCCACCCTCCCGTCTGCCCCCCGGCTGCCCCCCTCGGGCCGCCTGAccatctgtgtctgtctgtctcccccaccagaCTGGGCGCAGCTCGCTTCCGACTCATCTCTGTTTCCTTAAGCCCACGCGTAGGTGCCCGCAGGCGCatgctgagtgagtgagtgtgtgagcGGCTGAGCGAGTGCCCGTCCACCCCCGCCCTGTCCCGGGCGGTCAGTCGGGCCCTCCGCGCTCCCTTCCGGACCCGCCCCACCCAGTGGCCCGCCTGGCACCCAGCACGGCCCACTTGGGGCCCACCCTCTCTTGGCTCTCCTCGCAGACCCCGACTTCAGGGGGGAGGACCCTGAGGGCCAGGATGCTGAGACCGAGCGCTTCCTGTCCACCGGCTCCACTGGCCGCCGGGTGTCCTTCAACGAGGCAGCCCTATTTGAGCAGAGCCGGAAGGCGAGGGACAAGGGCCGCAGGTATGGAGGCTGGGCAGCGGGGGAGCGGGCTGGCCTCCCTTGTTGCCCTGCTCTCCCCTACACCTGGCAGGGTGACAGCGGTCCCAGAGAGGATGGCAGGGTGTGGGCTGGGGACCTGGCTCCCCCTAAGTGGAGCTGCACGTTGAGGGGGCAGCCCGCTGGTGACAGGCAGGCATGCTGGGCGCAGGTACACCCTGACGGAGGGGGACTTTCATCACTTGAAGAACGCCCGCCTCACACACCTGCACCTGCCGCCCCTCAAGATTGTCACCATCCATGAGTGTGACTCAGGCGAGGCCAGTGCCACCACCACACCGCACCCCACTGCAGCCCCCAAGGCCAGCTTTGCCATATTCCAGGTGAGGGGGGGGTGGCGGCTGGCCCAGGACTCCAGGCAGGACCCCACCCTCACTGCCTTCCCCGCCCTCCAGCTGGGCCCCTCATCTCAGGATGGGGAGCGGGCCGGCTGGGTACACTGTGGGTGGCAGGCCCAGCACACCCTCTCAGCCACCTGTGCTCTTTGACCTGTCACTGCTTCCTCCCCCATCCCGGCTCTGTCCCACAGCCCCCGGGGAAGGCCCTCACTGGCCGCTCCGTGGGCCCCAGCTCCGCCCTGCCAGGTGACCCTTACAATTCGGCCGTGGGCCCTGCCGACTTCGAGATCAGCCCCTCGGCATCCAGTGACTCTGGGGAAGGCACCTCGGTGAGGCCCCTGTGTAGGCACCCCTGCCCCATCCCGGGAAGAGTTATTCTGTGGCCCCCCACCCACCATGGCCCTCCTGGCCCCTGCactcaggagggagagaggctgctGGTGCACGCATGCCTGGGGCAGGGTGGCAGCTgcaggtgggggtggcggggtTCAGGCCCCATCTCGGGCAGTGGGCCAGGAACCCCAGATGCTCACCCTCCGACCCCCTCTGTTCAGGGCTGGGAGAACAGAGCTGGCCAGTGActggctgagcccctggggagCCTCTCAGGCAGGGTCTCAGTGGGAAGgaggccccagcccctgggcttAGCATGGCTCCTACTCCCCGAGAGTCCCCGGCTCTTCCTCAGCACAAATGCAGGGCTGTGGACCAGGCCAGGAGTCTGCGTGTCTGAAAGAATCTCTCTTTCCTCACAGTTGGACGCGGCTGTCAGGAGTGCCAAGCCTGGGGGCCCCGGGGTGGCAGCAGGACCGGGGGAGGCGGGCCCCGGCTCTGGGGCGGGCCCTGTCCTGCAGTTCTTCACCCGCCTGAGGCGCCACGCCAGCCTGGATGGGGCCAGCCCCTACTTCAAGGTCAAGAAGTGGAAGCTGGAGCCCAGCCAGCGGGCGTCCAGTCTGGACACGAGAGGTGAGCTGTGGCCCCTGGCAGGGAGCAAGGCCCAGAGGCTGCCGTGGAGCAGGAGACTCTGCGCCCAGGGCAGGGTCCCCATGCCCCACCCCGCTGGCCGGCCTCACCCACTTGCCACCAGGCATTTTGCCCAAGGTCTTGGAGCTGGTCAGGAGGAGGACCCAGGGCTGCATGCTGTTCCCCAGTAAAACGAAAGGCTTTTCGGTCCAGAACACGGATTGGTGAACTTTTCCCATGAGGCACCAGATGGTTGGTTTTGGCTTTGGAGTCAGTCCGTCTGCTGTTGCACGAAAGCAGCCCTGGATAACGTGTAAATGAGGATGGtttgtgccaataaaactttatttataacagGTGGTGGGTCTCCAATCCTGCAGACCCCTGGTCACATGGGGCACTGGATACAGGGCTTCTAAACTCTCCACCCAAGGACCCTGCGTGGGGAGTGGGCACTGACAGTGGGAACCAACTCTGCTAAAGGGAGCTCAGTGGGGCCAGGCCACTGGGACACCTGCTGCCcagtggaggaggtggcaggtcCCGGtgccaggagaggcagagagaggggacaggCAGTGTTGGAGATGAGGGAAGGTGCATGGCCAGTGACAGTGAGCCCCCTTGTCAGGGCCTGGCTCCAGCTGGcacaggggcaggaggggtgagTTCTGGCAGAGGTGCcgctggcctgggaggggagggcctATCCCACTGCCCTGCTGGGAGCCCAGATGGAGCCTGTGATTCCTGATGGTGATTACAGTCAAATGTAAAAGCACCCAGAACCTGTTTGCTGGGTGAGTCTCATCCCTACCCCGAGGCCTTCCCAGCGAGGCCTCTTGTCATGGGAGGATCCTGGCACCTGGCCAGGGGGCCCAccggccaggctggggctggagctggcagGAAAGGGCTTTACCTCTCTCCCCTCAGCTGTCCCTCACTCACCCAAGCCTTCGGCCTTCTGCACTCCAGCTGGGCTGTGTCTGCTGCTGGGTATGTGTCCGGTACAAGTCCTTGCTCTGGCCACACCCATCTGCTGGGACCACTTGGGGCAATGCTGCCACCTTGGCAGCTCAACCCACACCTAGCCTGGCCCTTCTGCCCTCTGTGCCTTGATTCCCCAGGGTGCACACTCACCTGGCCTAGGCTGGGGTCTGCTGGCTTGGGGGTGAGAgtgggcccagggctgggaggggcccaggcagGCTGCCGTGCCTTCCTCTGCACAGGCTCCCCAAAGAGGCACCACTTCCAGCGGCAGCGGGCAGCCAGCGAGAGCATGGAACAGGAGGAGGGGGATGCCCCCCAGGTGGACTACATCCAGTACATTGCCAGCGCTGGCGACGCAGTGGCCTTCCCGCAGCCCCGCCCCTTTCTGGCCAGCCCCACCAGCCCGCCCCCCCCTCTCGGCAGGTATTTTTCAGTAGATAGAGGTGCCAGGGGTGGACCTGtgggcccctgccccaccccttcgGACAGGCGGTCGTGTCCCTCTGGCTCCACCGTCCCTCCCGGAGGCTGCCTGGCTGGGGCCACCTCTCCAGCACCGaccagagggaagcagggggagACTGGGTAAGGGTAGAGGGGCGGGCAGGGCCCCAGGTTCCCAAGACAGGATGCCTGCTCAATCAGGGATGCTGTGGGTGGATGTCTGCACAGGTATTGCCACTTCCTGCTGGTGCCCACGGCCTGAAGGGCCCTGCCCGCCTGCCCGTGCTCCTGAGGACTAGATGGCCCCTACTCAGAAACTTGTGACCACTTCTGCCAGCaatctccctccccctgcccaagGGCAACTGTCCTGAAGCTCTGGGCCCATGGCAGTGGGATAGGCAACAGGATCCAGGGAGCAGGGCACTTCCCTGTCCCGGGAGTTAACACTTTTTGTTTATTCTCCTTGTTCCTTAACAAATCTACCTTGGGAGGCGAGGCTGCATACCCAGACTCAcccagggggaggggctgagctggaCTCTACTCCTCCCATCCATCCCTAGCCGCCCCTTGCTACAGTAAGTTGTCAGGAAGAAGGCATCTCCCAAGGCGAGGCTTAAGCTCTTTCTGGTCAAGGGGCCAACCACCAGCAGTGCCAGCAGATGCCTGGGTCAGATATTCCAAGAGAAGCCCCCATTCAGCAGCTGCCAGGAAGGCTCTGGGTTTACCCAAAAGGCAGTCCCTGCAAAGTAGACAGGCAGGCAGCATTTAAAAAGTTCATCTTCCACAGGGCCTGGCCAAGCCTGTAGGGTTCCTACCCATGCCCATCCTCTCAGACCCAGAGGCAGGGTGGCCGGGGAGGGGTCGGGGGGGCCTTCACAGCCTTCTGACAGCTGCTTCCTGGTTTGCAGGCTAGAAGCAGCCGACGAGGTGGGCGCCTTGGGAGGATCGAGCCCTGATTCCCCCCCGGAGCGCAGCGGCAGCAAGGGGCctgagcaggagcagcagcatcAAGAGTCAGACAGCGAGCGGGATGCAGGGCCAGAGCAGGCCCAGACCATCTACCGTGACATCTGGAGCCTGCGCGCCTCGCTCGAGCTGCATGCTGCCAACGCCTCCGACCACAGCAGCAGCGGCAACGACCGCGACTCGGTGCGCAGCGGCGACAGCTCGGGTTCAGGCTCTGGAGGCACTGCACCCGCCTTCCCGCCGCCCTCGCCGCCGCCCACACCGCGTACGGCCGACAGCGAGGTGGGTGGGCCACGCAAGCTGCTGCAGATGGACAGCGGCTACGCCAGCATTGAGGGCCGCGGCGCGGGCGAGGACGGGCTGCCCAGCGGGCCTGAGAAGCTCTCCTCCTTCACGAGCATGGGCCGTGAGTTTACGGTGAGCAGCAGCTTCGAGGGGCCCATCGAGCCCGCGGCCGAGGAGCCCTCCCGGCCCCGCAGCCCCCGTGCCTGGCCCCGCCGCGCCCCGCGCCGCGACTACAGCATTGACGAGAAGACGGACGCGCTGTTCCACGAGTTCCTGCGCCACGACCCGTACTTCGACGATGCCCCGTCCGCCGCCACTCGCCACCGTGCACGCGCGCACCCGCACCCCCACGCACGCAAGCAGTGGCAGCAGCGTGGCCGGCAGCACAGCGACCCTGGCGCGCGGGCTGCGCCCTCCGCCCCACCCACGGCCCCACCCGGCAACGCCCGACCCGTGCGTGCGCCCCTGCGCCGGGGAGACAGCGTCGACTGCCCGCCCGACGGCCGCGCGGGTGATGACCCGGCGGTCCCCGCTGTCCCCGCCATCCCCGTCATCGAGGAGGAGCCCGGCGGTGGCTGCCCGGGCTCCGGCCTGTGTGCCGGACCCCCAGGGGCACTACTGGACAAGCTGGCGGCCAGCCTCGACGACAGACTCTTCCCTCCCCGCCTGGCCGAGCCCGTTGCCGTGGCTCCCGCGCTGGCTGCAGCTGTGCCCACGTCCCCCGACCACAGCCCGGTCTAAGCCTGCGCCCCACGCCCACTTCACCTTGTTCGTCGCCGGCGGGGGCCTCCACGCCTCGGCGCCGGACGCCCCGGCGCGCATGCCCCGGGACAGAGGGCCTCGAGCGCACGCTAAGTGCCCCAGGCGCCCCGCACCGCCCCAAAGTGCGCACGCACACGATCCCTTCCAGGCACTTCGCTGGGTCCCCGCAGAATCGCAAGGCCAAGAGGACCCTGACTCGACTAGAGGGAGTGTGGTGGATTCTCATCTTCGGGCTCCTGAGGACGACGTCCAGCTTCCGCCGGCGCAGACAGCAGCGGGGTGGTGACCGGAAAAATCGGGCGCACCGCATCGTGTCTGGGGCACACAGCGGCGGGAAGCGCAGGCACAGGGGCTGCATCCTGGAGGGGCGACGAGTTCCGACTGCGCGAGACGCATGCACAGAGTGCCCCTCACAGGCCCAGTTGAGCCTCGAGATGCGTCGGGTCTGCACGCGCCGAGGGCTCCGCGCCAGGGCACCTGCGCTGAGGATGCCGGGGCTGGGACCGCGGGGCGCTGAGGATCCATGTAGAGTGCGCCAGCAGGACCGGGAGGCTGGCCGAGGCCGCGGCCGCCGACCTCCCAAAGCGGAAGCCGTTTACCTCACCGCGGCGTGTGCTCGCGGCAGTCCGTGTCCCCTTTGAGCAATAACTGCacctgccgctgccgctgccagCCCTGAACACCTCCCGCAGCCCTCCTCCCAGTGTCTGCGCCCCTACGCTCACCTCTGCATGTTGAGCGGGCTGCACGCCCAGTAACCGCACCGTCCACAGAGCTGCCAGGACTCACCAGTGTTTGAGACATAAAACCCAAACGGTCAAGGTTTCAAGTTTCCCAAGCTTTATTTATTGCCAAAAGTTGGGGCAGCCCTCGCCAGCGGCCGGCCGAgttgccccgccccgccccgccccgcccctcccttgGAAGCTTCGTGCCGTGTACTATCCAGTGATGGAgtttcttgtgttttgttttctggttgattataaatatttactgcataCTCTCGCTTGCTCTGGGTTTTCTCCGGGGACCCAGGAGCACAGAGGCCTCGGAGGGAAGGGGGTCAGGGCACCCCTGAACACTGCACTGTGGAGCCATGGGCCCTGGGCTGAGCAAAGGCCGGCCTGTTGTGATTTGGGGAGGCCGAGTCACCACTGAGAGCAGAGATCCAGATGGCAAACGGCAGACACGCCTGGGAGACCTAGATCCCCACGAGGCGCCACCAGCAAGATCAGCAGACACCAGCCAGCCCCACATGCTGGGGTCCCAAAACGGCCCCAGGCTCAGACTCAGATTCCCCATCTTATAGCACGTCCTGCCTCCCACAATTCCCAAACACCCCTCACAACCACAGCTCAAATccacctgttttattttttctttttttttaaaaaagaaagaaaccaaccaaacaacaaaaacaaggcaGCCGCCTAGCTTCCTTGGGCGCTGGGCATGCACCTGGGTGGAGAGGCCTGCTCGTGATGCCCGTCCCGCTGCGGCTCTGGTTGGTTTGAACGCGTCACCAGGTGTGGGAGGCGCTAACGAGTGGCAGAGTAAAAAGGAGTTGGGGCAGGCGAGAACCAGTAGTCTCAACGTAAAGTGCATGGTGAAGGCTGGCACGGGGCCACATCgggccctctccctcctcccctggccgGGGGAAGGGGCTCAGCACAGGACTGCAGTCAGCAGGAGGTCATGTCCACTGGCCATCACGGGAAGGCCAGACCCCAGTCCCTGCTGTCCCCCAGCCACATCCCTCCAGGCCCCCCGGGCTTCCGGAGGGGTGGTCAGCGTGAAGGGCCCGGTGGTGGCCTTCCTGGGTGGTGGGCAGCAGGCCAGCACTCGGCAGGAAGACTGAGGACCTGGCAGGGGCTCCCGGAGATGAGCTGAGACCAGGACAGAAGGTGGGTCACTTCTGAGCCAACACACACGCTCTGCACCCCAGGAGACAGGCCTGCCCCTGGGGCCCTATGTagggtggggagactgaggctgggtCACACGGTGCTGTCAGACGCCTCAGGAGAACAGGGAGGTCTGTGCTGCCTTGagggccctccctgcctggcaggAGCAAGCACTGCCCTGACACCGCTCCCTCCAAAGCAGTTTCTACTCCGCCTGGCTGGTCCTGATGCTGGCAGATAAGTTCTTTGGGGGCCCTTTCAGGGGCAGCTCCCGGAAGAGGGGATGTGGCTGGGCAAGGTCTATGACCTGAAACTCCCACTGCCTCGGGGGCagtcaggggtgggaggaggaagcagagaagagacCAGGCAGCAACCAAGACGACAGCCTCAACCGgaccacagcccctcccagccctcccagcctcccaccctccctcactGCCTCCTCAAACACCAGGAGCAGCCTGGGCTGGAGAAGGGATGAGCCCCTTGGGTTGAGGGGCCCTCACCCCCAAGTGAGCGGCCAGTGTCCTGCTGAAAgtgccctcctccacctccaaccCAGACCCCAGTGGCAGTAAGCACAGAGTGACGGCTGcgaagggcagggctggctgtggTCAGGCACTGGCAGTGCCCACAACCTTCCCCCCACCCACTTCTGCTGGTCCCCACCGTGTCCCACCTGTGGGCAGCATCCTCACTGCTGCTTGCAGGCCGAGAGCCGGCGGATCTTGCTGCTGGCCGAGCAGGCCTTGCGGGCGGGGTTGGAGGTGGCACTGGCCCGGCGCTCCACCCTGGATTTGGTGCTCAGCTGGGCTGATTCTGTGCCATTCACACACAAGGCCTTGGGCAAGCCCCTGCTTCTGTCCGCTCTGACTGGTCTCCTCGTCTGGGACCTGTCCTAGGAGGGAGAGAGCAAGTGTGTGCTGGTTGGGGGTTCAAGACCAACACACCTCTAGGGCCCCCACCTGCCCAGGCCCGGGTCATTACCTCCAGCCAGTGGGGCCCGGGCTCCTCTACCACCTGGCCTACCTGACCTGCCCAGGGTCTGCCTGGAGCCCTAAtccagggagaggggagctggTCAGCCGGGGTGGGGGCCCAGCCCACGCTCACCTGCTTGTTCAGATGTGAGCTGGGGCGTCTGCACTCAGGTGGGCCTGGGCTGCCCTGCTCGCCCTCTGCTGTGGGAGCACAGTGAAGGACCAGGGGCCCGGGGCCCAAGCCTGGGTTCTCACCTGTGTGACAGTCAGACCTCGCCAGCCTGTGGGGAGACCCTATGTCTCT
The genomic region above belongs to Camelus ferus isolate YT-003-E chromosome 22, BCGSAC_Cfer_1.0, whole genome shotgun sequence and contains:
- the LOC102517148 gene encoding voltage-dependent calcium channel beta subunit-associated regulatory protein isoform X1 yields the protein MEEVWDGSCFVGPRGDEEFATGKEVTEAREGLLPLSEESPAGPAPPSAKALRLDWAFRFHWRRKGCHFAMLSTGLDRLGWDPDKAPPPSLKMQPTATMATAVTTPATVALTTTWDNVTGRPTTEPDPILDNSVLLVVVMALFVGGTLVVLSGVLLLCRRCWEVHRRLHRAPEEAEKTTTTYLDSGTHPAPDPDFRGEDPEGQDAETERFLSTGSTGRRVSFNEAALFEQSRKARDKGRRYTLTEGDFHHLKNARLTHLHLPPLKIVTIHECDSGEASATTTPHPTAAPKASFAIFQPPGKALTGRSVGPSSALPGDPYNSAVGPADFEISPSASSDSGEGTSLDAAVRSAKPGGPGVAAGPGEAGPGSGAGPVLQFFTRLRRHASLDGASPYFKVKKWKLEPSQRASSLDTRGSPKRHHFQRQRAASESMEQEEGDAPQVDYIQYIASAGDAVAFPQPRPFLASPTSPPPPLGRYFSVDRGARGGPVGPCPTPSDRRSCPSGSTVPPGGCLAGATSPAPTRGKQGETG
- the LOC102517148 gene encoding voltage-dependent calcium channel beta subunit-associated regulatory protein isoform X2; translation: MEEVWDGSCFVGPRGDEEFATGKEVTEAREGLLPLSEESPAGPAPPSAKALRLDWAFRFHWRRKGCHFAMLSTGLDRLGWDPDKAPPPSLKMQPTATMATAVTTPATVALTTTWDNVTGRPTTEPDPILDNSVLLVVVMALFVGGTLVVLSGVLLLCRRCWEVHRRLHRAPEEAEKTTTTYLDSGTHPAPDPDFRGEDPEGQDAETERFLSTGSTGRRVSFNEAALFEQSRKARDKGRRYTLTEGDFHHLKNARLTHLHLPPLKIVTIHECDSGEASATTTPHPTAAPKASFAIFQPPGKALTGRSVGPSSALPGDPYNSAVGPADFEISPSASSDSGEGTSLDAAVRSAKPGGPGVAAGPGEAGPGSGAGPVLQFFTRLRRHASLDGASPYFKVKKWKLEPSQRASSLDTRGLGAGQEEDPGLHAVPQ
- the LOC116659083 gene encoding voltage-dependent calcium channel beta subunit-associated regulatory protein-like, translated to MDSGYASIEGRGAGEDGLPSGPEKLSSFTSMGREFTVSSSFEGPIEPAAEEPSRPRSPRAWPRRAPRRDYSIDEKTDALFHEFLRHDPYFDDAPSAATRHRARAHPHPHARKQWQQRGRQHSDPGARAAPSAPPTAPPGNARPVRAPLRRGDSVDCPPDGRAGDDPAVPAVPAIPVIEEEPGGGCPGSGLCAGPPGALLDKLAASLDDRLFPPRLAEPVAVAPALAAAVPTSPDHSPV